Genomic DNA from Acuticoccus sp. MNP-M23:
GCAGGAACTCGGCAAGGTTCCCGGCGCTTTCGGCGCCTGCCGTCACCACGCCGAGCGCGCTCGCCTGCGGGCGAAGTGCTGCCAGCGCCGGCCGGTTGGCCGCCGTCTCGGCCACCGGCTCCTCGAACCAGCTCACCCCGCACCCGGCGGCCGCCTCCAGCATGGCCGCCGCCTCGTCAGCGCGGAAGCGGGAATGGCAGTCGATCTGTACGCCAACGCCGGAAGGCACGGCCTGCGTTACGGCCCTGATGCGCGAAAGCCCGTCCGCCAGCAGCGCCTCGCGGGCCGCATCATCGGTTGCCGCCGCAGTCACCGCGTCGAACGGGGCAAGTTTCACGGCGGTGTAGCCGGCGGAAGCCGCCTTTCGCGCGCGGGCGGCAAATTCCTGCGGCGTGCGGGACAGCGTGCCACGATTGATGTTGGCATAGGCCGGCACCTTGTGCCGGAACGCGCCACCAAGGAGCGCGTGGACCGGCAGGCCGGTCCGCCGGCCGGAAAGATCGAGAGCGGCCTGTTCCAGTCCGCTGGCAATGGCCCGGCCGACCGCACCGTCGATCGCCGCGATCACCGCCATCCGCGCAGCCTCGGCGGACGTTGCGCCCGCCGCAGCCGCAGCGGCAGGTTCGACCGCCGCCAGCACGGCAGCAGTTTCGCGGTTGAGTGTCGCCTCGCCGATGCCGACCCAGCCGTCCGGCCCGGTCAGGCGCAGCACGATCCAGTCTGTCTTGTCCGAAACGTGGACTGTGAAGACATCGAGCTGCATCGCGGCGCCTTTGCGGTCTGCGGGCATTCTTGCAAGCATTGCTTGCGAGGACCTCTATTGAGGCACAATGCTTCGCATCTGTGCAACATGTCTTGCGAGGAACAGCCTGTGACTCACGCCACCACCACGCCGAAAGCCCCGCAGTGGGATGCCATCCGCCTCACGCGGGCGGACACCGTGGCCACCGCGCTGCGACCGCTGGGGGCCGGAGACCAGCCCCGCGTGGTGGACGAAGCCGGCACGGCGGTGGCCGCACCAATGCTGATTTCGGCCATCCCGCGCGGCCACAAATTTGCCCTCGGTCCCATTGCCGCCGGCGAAACCGTGCTGAAATATGGGGCGCCCATCGGCGCAGCCACCGCCGCCATTGCAGCAGGCGCCCACGTCCACCTGCACAATCTGGAAGGCTTTGCCGGCCGCGCCGCGCGCCGTTCCGCGGCCGGAGCAGACGCCGCATGAGCGCACCGGACACCGCATTTCTCGGCTACACGCGGGCCACAACGCCGCCCGGCGTGCGCAACCATGTTGTCATCCTGTCGCTCAGCGGGCTGGAGCACGGGGCCGCACGCGCCCTTCACAGGCTGTTTCCGCAAACGGTGCTGGTGGCCTCCACCTACGGGCGCGGCCATGTGGGCGACGATCGCACCTTTCAGCGGCAGACCATGGCGGCCCTCGCAACCCACCCCAATACCGGCGCCTGTCTCGTCCTCGGGGCGGACAACGCGATGGTGGCGGACGTGGCCGCTGCACTGGCGCGCGCCGGCCGCCCGCACGCTGCCCTCTCGCTTCAGGGGATTGGCGAGGACCGGTTCCGCCTGATCGACGAAGGGGCGCGGGCGCTGACGGCGCTCATCCGCACCGCATCACAGGCGCGGCGCAGCGCGCATCCCGTGTCGGCGCTGTCCATTGCGGTGGAATGTGGCCATTCGGACGCCACCTCCGGCCTTGTCGCCAACCGGCTGTGCGGACGGCTGATGGAACAGCATGTGGCCGCCGGTGGCCGCGCCGTGTTCAGCGAAACGCTGGAATGGACGGGCACAGACGAAATCCTGTGCGAGCGCGCCGCATCGCCGGCGGTCGCCGATGCAATCCGCGCCGCCATGGCCCGTCGCCACGCGCTGGCCGCGGCCGCCGGGCATGACGTGCAGGCCGGCAACCCCGGCCCGCAGAACCACGATGGCGGCATCACCACGCTGGAAGAAAAGTCGCTCGGTGCCATCGCCAAGGGCGGCGACCAGCCCATCAGCGGACTTCTGCGCGAGGGGGACCCGCTCGGCGGCGCACCCGGCCTCTATCTGATGGACACGCCCTGTTTTTCGCCAGAATCCATCACGTCCATGGTGGCAGGCGGCGCGCAGCTCGCCCTCTTCACCACCGGCGCCGGCAACCCCTACGTCTCCGCCCTCGCCCCGACCTTGAAGGTGAGCGCAAACCCCGACACGGCCGCCCGCCTCACCGGGCAGATCGACTTTGACGCAAGCCCGGTGGTCACGGGCCACGCGCCGCTGGACGCCTTGATCCCGCCTCTGGCGGCGCTGGTGGCCGAGACGGCAAGTGGAACCCTCACCCACGGCGAAGCGGCCGGCGAAGGCACGGAAAGCATCAGCCGCCTCGGCGCTTCCATCTGAGATGCCGATCAGCGTAACCGGCGGCAGACGCAGGACAGGGTCGCACGGCAGGTTTGGTGAATTCGGCCGGAGG
This window encodes:
- a CDS encoding enolase C-terminal domain-like protein — its product is MQLDVFTVHVSDKTDWIVLRLTGPDGWVGIGEATLNRETAAVLAAVEPAAAAAAGATSAEAARMAVIAAIDGAVGRAIASGLEQAALDLSGRRTGLPVHALLGGAFRHKVPAYANINRGTLSRTPQEFAARARKAASAGYTAVKLAPFDAVTAAATDDAAREALLADGLSRIRAVTQAVPSGVGVQIDCHSRFRADEAAAMLEAAAGCGVSWFEEPVAETAANRPALAALRPQASALGVVTAGAESAGNLAEFLPFVVGGTYDIVMPDIILAGGPREVVRIGHLAAAFGVGASLHNPCGPVMDMASANTAAAMPTLVSLERQFDESALYDEIVAARAHNFQDGAIGMTDAPGLGIRLDFSHPALVWQASHAVSL
- a CDS encoding SAF domain-containing protein, with the protein product MTHATTTPKAPQWDAIRLTRADTVATALRPLGAGDQPRVVDEAGTAVAAPMLISAIPRGHKFALGPIAAGETVLKYGAPIGAATAAIAAGAHVHLHNLEGFAGRAARRSAAGADAA
- a CDS encoding UxaA family hydrolase gives rise to the protein MSAPDTAFLGYTRATTPPGVRNHVVILSLSGLEHGAARALHRLFPQTVLVASTYGRGHVGDDRTFQRQTMAALATHPNTGACLVLGADNAMVADVAAALARAGRPHAALSLQGIGEDRFRLIDEGARALTALIRTASQARRSAHPVSALSIAVECGHSDATSGLVANRLCGRLMEQHVAAGGRAVFSETLEWTGTDEILCERAASPAVADAIRAAMARRHALAAAAGHDVQAGNPGPQNHDGGITTLEEKSLGAIAKGGDQPISGLLREGDPLGGAPGLYLMDTPCFSPESITSMVAGGAQLALFTTGAGNPYVSALAPTLKVSANPDTAARLTGQIDFDASPVVTGHAPLDALIPPLAALVAETASGTLTHGEAAGEGTESISRLGASI